In a genomic window of Corvus hawaiiensis isolate bCorHaw1 chromosome Z, bCorHaw1.pri.cur, whole genome shotgun sequence:
- the LOC125319784 gene encoding COBW domain-containing protein 1-like isoform X3 codes for MEDEDCPDLIPIGADSAEETDASSGRKIPVTIITGYLGAGKTTLLNYILTEQHNKRIAVILNEFGEGSALEKSLAISQGGELYEEWLELRNGCLCCSVKDNGVKAIENLMQRRGKFDYILLETTGLADPGAVASMFWVDSELGSDIYLDGIVSVVDAKHGLNHLTEVKPEGLINEASRQVALADLVIINKTDLVSEEELNKVRTSVRSINGLVKILETQRSRVDLSNVLDLHAFDSLSGVSLQKKLEHVKTTHAHLDKAIITVTFEVPGNIKEENLNLFIQNLLWEKALKDKNGCTMDIIRLKLFF; via the exons ATGGAGGACGAAGACTGCCCCGACCTGATCCCGATAGGCGCCGACAGCGCGGAGGAGACCGATGCCAGCTCCGGCAGGAAGATCCCCGTGACGATCATCACGGGGTACTTAG GAGCTGGAAAAACAACTCTTCTAAATTACATACTGACAGAACAGCATAATAAAAGAATAGCAGTTATTCTGAATGAATTCGGAGAAG GAAGTGCTTTGGAGAAATCTCTGGCAATCAGTCAAGGGGGAGAGCTCTATGAAGAATGGCTGGAGCTCAGAAATGGCTGCTTGTGCTGTTCAGTAAA GGACAATGGTGTGAAAGCAATTGAGAACCTGAtgcaaaggagaggaaaatttGACTATATATTGTTAGAAACAACTGGTTTGGCAGATCCAG GAGCTGTGGCCTCCATGTTCTGGGTGGATTCTGAGCTGGGAAGTGACATCTATCTTGATG gTATTGTGTCTGTTGTTGATGCAAAGCATGGATTGAAC cACTTGACAGAGGTGAAACCAGAAGGCCTTATCAATGAAGCATCTCG GCAGGTTGCATTAGCTGATCTTGTAATCATCAATAAAACAGATTTGGTTTCAGAGGAAGAATTGAATAAAGTCAGAACATCTGTGAG gtCAATAAATGGACTTGTTAAAATTCTAGAGACACAAAGATCAAG AGTTGATCTCTCTAATGTCTTGGACCTACATGCTTTCGACAGTTTATCTGGAGTAAG tttgcagAAAAAGCTTGAGCATGTAAAGACAACACATGCACATCTAGATAAG GCTATAATTACAGTAACATTTGAAGTTCCAGgaaatataaaagaagaaaacttaaaTCTGTTTATTCAG AATCTTCTATGGGAGAAGGCTCTGAAAGATAAGAATGGGTGCACCATGGATATCATAAGACTGAAG TTATTTTTCTGA
- the LOC125319784 gene encoding COBW domain-containing protein 1-like isoform X2, with protein MEDEDCPDLIPIGADSAEETDASSGRKIPVTIITGYLGAGKTTLLNYILTEQHNKRIAVILNEFGEGSALEKSLAISQGGELYEEWLELRNGCLCCSVKDNGVKAIENLMQRRGKFDYILLETTGLADPGAVASMFWVDSELGSDIYLDGIVSVVDAKHGLNHLTEVKPEGLINEASRQVALADLVIINKTDLVSEEELNKVRTSVRSINGLVKILETQRSRVDLSNVLDLHAFDSLSGVSLQKKLEHVKTTHAHLDKAIITVTFEVPGNIKEENLNLFIQNLLWEKALKDKNGCTMDIIRLKANLIK; from the exons ATGGAGGACGAAGACTGCCCCGACCTGATCCCGATAGGCGCCGACAGCGCGGAGGAGACCGATGCCAGCTCCGGCAGGAAGATCCCCGTGACGATCATCACGGGGTACTTAG GAGCTGGAAAAACAACTCTTCTAAATTACATACTGACAGAACAGCATAATAAAAGAATAGCAGTTATTCTGAATGAATTCGGAGAAG GAAGTGCTTTGGAGAAATCTCTGGCAATCAGTCAAGGGGGAGAGCTCTATGAAGAATGGCTGGAGCTCAGAAATGGCTGCTTGTGCTGTTCAGTAAA GGACAATGGTGTGAAAGCAATTGAGAACCTGAtgcaaaggagaggaaaatttGACTATATATTGTTAGAAACAACTGGTTTGGCAGATCCAG GAGCTGTGGCCTCCATGTTCTGGGTGGATTCTGAGCTGGGAAGTGACATCTATCTTGATG gTATTGTGTCTGTTGTTGATGCAAAGCATGGATTGAAC cACTTGACAGAGGTGAAACCAGAAGGCCTTATCAATGAAGCATCTCG GCAGGTTGCATTAGCTGATCTTGTAATCATCAATAAAACAGATTTGGTTTCAGAGGAAGAATTGAATAAAGTCAGAACATCTGTGAG gtCAATAAATGGACTTGTTAAAATTCTAGAGACACAAAGATCAAG AGTTGATCTCTCTAATGTCTTGGACCTACATGCTTTCGACAGTTTATCTGGAGTAAG tttgcagAAAAAGCTTGAGCATGTAAAGACAACACATGCACATCTAGATAAG GCTATAATTACAGTAACATTTGAAGTTCCAGgaaatataaaagaagaaaacttaaaTCTGTTTATTCAG AATCTTCTATGGGAGAAGGCTCTGAAAGATAAGAATGGGTGCACCATGGATATCATAAGACTGAAG GCAAATCTCATCAAGTGA
- the LOC125319784 gene encoding COBW domain-containing protein 1-like isoform X1, with protein sequence MEDEDCPDLIPIGADSAEETDASSGRKIPVTIITGYLGAGKTTLLNYILTEQHNKRIAVILNEFGEGSALEKSLAISQGGELYEEWLELRNGCLCCSVKDNGVKAIENLMQRRGKFDYILLETTGLADPGAVASMFWVDSELGSDIYLDGIVSVVDAKHGLNHLTEVKPEGLINEASRQVALADLVIINKTDLVSEEELNKVRTSVRSINGLVKILETQRSRVDLSNVLDLHAFDSLSGVSLQKKLEHVKTTHAHLDKAIITVTFEVPGNIKEENLNLFIQNLLWEKALKDKNGCTMDIIRLKGLVSIQGKSHQVIVQGVHELYDLEETSVAWKEDEKRTNRLVLIGRNLDKETIKEVFIATVRGEQGNS encoded by the exons ATGGAGGACGAAGACTGCCCCGACCTGATCCCGATAGGCGCCGACAGCGCGGAGGAGACCGATGCCAGCTCCGGCAGGAAGATCCCCGTGACGATCATCACGGGGTACTTAG GAGCTGGAAAAACAACTCTTCTAAATTACATACTGACAGAACAGCATAATAAAAGAATAGCAGTTATTCTGAATGAATTCGGAGAAG GAAGTGCTTTGGAGAAATCTCTGGCAATCAGTCAAGGGGGAGAGCTCTATGAAGAATGGCTGGAGCTCAGAAATGGCTGCTTGTGCTGTTCAGTAAA GGACAATGGTGTGAAAGCAATTGAGAACCTGAtgcaaaggagaggaaaatttGACTATATATTGTTAGAAACAACTGGTTTGGCAGATCCAG GAGCTGTGGCCTCCATGTTCTGGGTGGATTCTGAGCTGGGAAGTGACATCTATCTTGATG gTATTGTGTCTGTTGTTGATGCAAAGCATGGATTGAAC cACTTGACAGAGGTGAAACCAGAAGGCCTTATCAATGAAGCATCTCG GCAGGTTGCATTAGCTGATCTTGTAATCATCAATAAAACAGATTTGGTTTCAGAGGAAGAATTGAATAAAGTCAGAACATCTGTGAG gtCAATAAATGGACTTGTTAAAATTCTAGAGACACAAAGATCAAG AGTTGATCTCTCTAATGTCTTGGACCTACATGCTTTCGACAGTTTATCTGGAGTAAG tttgcagAAAAAGCTTGAGCATGTAAAGACAACACATGCACATCTAGATAAG GCTATAATTACAGTAACATTTGAAGTTCCAGgaaatataaaagaagaaaacttaaaTCTGTTTATTCAG AATCTTCTATGGGAGAAGGCTCTGAAAGATAAGAATGGGTGCACCATGGATATCATAAGACTGAAG GGACTGGTATCTATTCAAGGCAAATCTCATCAAGTGATAGTCCAAGGTGTCCATGAGCTCTATGACCTAGAAGAGACTTCTGTAGCCtggaaagaagatgaaaagagaACAAACAGACTGGTCCTAATTG GCAGGAACTTGGACAAGGAGACCATCAAAGAAGTATTCATAGCCACTGTGAGAGGAGAACAAGGAAACAGTTGA